The window CAGAGCCCTTATCCGACAGGGCATCCAGGGCACAGGCCACGGTGCTGGCATCCTGGACCAGCAGCACAACCTCGCTCAGGGACTCCCTCGGGGGGAAGCGCTCAAAAATGGCGCCCAGCAGGTTCTGGCTGCTCTCTCTCCGGAGCCCGCTCTTCTTATCAGCAGCCGCCTTCTTGACCTCTGCCAGGACGCCGTATGTGATCAGGCCGGTAGACCCGACCGAGTTGAGGAGGACTTCGCAGAGGCCGTAGCAGGCATCTATGGACGCAGAGGATGTCTGAGCAGTGAAGATTGTGTTGAGAAAGGCGGCGACATCTTCCTGTGATGGCGGGGGAGGAGCCTCTTTCGAAACCACAGTCGGGAGGCCCGACGGCGGCGAGACTGGGTGAGGCATAGCGGTGATTCTAAGCGTCCTGCTGAATTTGACTCTGTAGATGAAGAGAACAAAAggggaaaataaaaacaaaaaaacgaGAAATAATTCCCCAGAGCAAAGAGTCTCAGCCGCAGGACGCAAGAAGAGGCTGTGCAAAAGCAACGTCtggggaggaagaagaagaagaggcggatGTCGtccaaagggaaaaaagggaagaaagaattaTACGGGGACAGCTGAACCGGCGCCCCCCTCTAGTGACCATTAGCGGTCACTGCACTGGCTGGAGCCCCCCCCAGAGCCTTAGCATTTTGCCTTATCAATTAGCTTCCCAAGCCCgaaatttttttctctttttttgaaaAATTCTCTTATCAGCCCCTTATCTCCTTAGCTTTGCATGTGCTCGCTGACGTTATCACCACTTACAACTCCACGTGGGTCATTGGGGGCGTCATCTTTGGACGGGCAGAAAAGTTGACAAATAAGTCTGTGACAGGCCTCGCGGTTATGAAAAGGAGCTCATTTTTGTATTTGCCAGCTTGGTAATTGCAGCTGATTCGATATTTCGTATATAGTTGTTCACACTGTGTAAAACATAAATGGGTATAAAGTCGATAGGTAGTATTCacgagaaaaagagaaaggtGAGGGtagaggcaaaaaagaatagaatTTTGTATTCGTGTTTAAACCGAACTCATTGTCAATCAAGACCAGCATGCTTTAACTTGTAATTCGTGAACCGAGTCTACGCTTCATATGTTTGTCCATCTCATTGACGCCACCACGCCTCTCCAACCAAAAAGGataaaagaaggaaaaagacatcaacaagatgaaaagataaaaaaaaaaaaaaagaggggtGAAAATACACAAAAGGTATAGATATACCGCCAACATAGGGTATAATTAGAAACACATACATTAGCTATATTCCAACACGTTGCAAGAATCGTACACTGCAGCTCCATGTATGTCCACTCTAACAATATGTGTTTCCTTCGTGAATTATTTTTGTAAAGATGAGTGAATAGAAAATGGGGCATCGCAATCATGGTTGCGTAAAGAAAATAACAGATAAATGGGTGGTAAAAATAGCagttggaaaaagaaacgcgATATGCAGAGGTCATTAACATCAAGGTTCGCCCTGGCTCTCGCCTCGTAGGGCAACTGGGCCTTGGAAGCCTGCAGATGTGGGCTTGACTGCATCCATCTCAAGGCCTCGAGAATCGAGCCGCGGTCTTTGGTCTCGGTGAAGGCCCAGTCGCTGATCACCGTTGCCATATGCCTTCTTGAATTGATAGTAAGAGGGCGTGCGAGGCCTGCAcaagacagccaagatgTTCTTCCAGAAGCTGACTTGGTCAAACGGTCGATACCGCTCAGCCTTTGTGAATTTGTGGGAGTTCATGAATTCTCTCGTCGTTTCGCCGCGAGCCATCAAGAATATGTGGTATCCCATGAGGGCAGCGGGGTATAGAAACGCAAAGACTCCTAGAATGATCAAAGCGAGAGAAACGCGGAAGTGGTTGATGGATTTGGAAAATGAAATGTTTTCATTGTTCATGTAAACAATAAGCTGGGCAAGACTGGCTCCAATCAAATAGAGAGACAAGAAGGTGGCGGATGAGACAAAGGTGAAGAAGTATCGGTAGTTGCGCTTGCCAACGCAGTTGTTGAGCCACACACAGTGGTGGTCGTGCGTCTCTACGCAGTTGTCGCACAAACGGCAATGGTGAGCACGAGGCGGCCGCCAGATGTTGCAGGTCCGGCAGTGCTTGACGGGAAActccatggcggcggctgttGGCTCCGCTGATTTTATCAGGGTCCAGTCATTTGTCGGGGGGATCGACACGGAGGGGATCTTCAAGTGAGCCGAGCGGCGGAAATTGGTGAAGATTTCGCGGGAGAATCTAGTGTCTGTTAGCACTGATGGCCAGCTACTCTTAGGAATGTGGATTTAGAGACATGTGGATATGTCTCGTTTCATCTGAAGTACTTACCCCGGGATCTGATATGGAGGCATGGAGGAAAGATGAGAAGCAAATGTACGCAAGGTACGCAAAGATGATGGGGATGGCTGGAGAAACATGGTGCCACAGCCACGGCGCttcaaagacgaagaataGAACACAGGGGAGGACGATGAAAACCCCAGTGGCAATGTTGATGGGACGCTGCCTGGTGTTTTGCCATCGGCCTCCAAACCAGAACATGGTGTTGCCCTCAAAGTACTCATAGTTGCGGTGCTTGCGCATTTTGTGAGATGCTGCAGTACTCTCAGTCTTGGGCCGATGTTGGGAATCAACGGGGTTTAATCGCGGTGATGACGCAGTAGAGCCGAGCTTTTCTACGCCGGCCGTGTTTCGGTTCTGGCCGCTTTGGCTCTGATCGCGGTCTCGGTCACCCATGCCAGGCAGGAATGTCGATCCAAAAGACCTTGGCGTCTTCAGCATCGGGCTGGGGAAGCCCCTCATATTCCCATCTCTGCTGAGGTCGAGATGTGCAGGGGATTTCTCTGGAATCGAGGCCTTGCGCAGCGGTCGGACGCTTTCCGACATGCTCCCGGCCGCATAATGTCCAGTGGGACTGGTCGCATCGGTGCCTTGGTCAAAAGTGTGTTCGGTGTTGTCGGTTCCGCGAGAGGGTAGATGCCTGTGGTCTTCGGTATACATGACATACTGGACGGGCGATGTAGGGCTGGCCAAGGGTGCAAAGTCGTGGATAACACTTCCATCAACATCGGTTGCGTTGTCCGGAAGGTCCCCATACTGTGGCTGGGGCGCAGCGGGTGGCTGATTCGTCGAAATGGGCCGCACAGCTCCCGCTCTCTGggcctgcagcttctgcgaGCTCATGGGGTGGAAAAAGGCGTTTGACGTCAGAGACGGGACATGACTTCGCGAAGTCAGACTCGGCGATCGTCCCAGCGCAGAGCTCGTCGTGCTTGTGCCGCTTCCTCTCTTTCCCACGCCGGTCAAATTCTTCCTGCCGCCTCCCCAAACTTTGGAGGTCGAGACCCCCGTCCTGGATGACTCTGGCCGGATTACCGATCCCGATTCTCGTGTTCGATGCGTCTTGGGTGCCGATGTCGACGCAACGtcatctgcttcatcctCGCTGGCAATGTCCGTCATGTGAGAGGATACAACGCTGGCAGGGCGCTGCGCGTCGGGCCTGTTGGAAATTTCGGGAGTTGAAAACGTCTGCTCGTCGCCCGACGGCGCAGCAGGCTCGTCTGGATGCGGGGACGCCATCGTGATGGTCCCGAATGTGTGTTGATCGCAGCTGGTCCTATAACATAGCCCGTTTCGTTGTGTGATGTACTTGGTgctatcttttttttctcgcttcTGCTGTTCGAAGGCACCAGAACCGAGGATTCCGctaaagagaaaaaaaattcgaGCGCAAGTAGAGATCGTGCAAACAGCGTGTGACAGATCGACTCGACGTTAGACAGAGCAGGCGGCTGCCGGGAACGCGCAGATAGGGGGGAAAGGGCTGAAATGGCTTCTGGTCGCTGGGAAAATTGGTTCGTGTGCAAATCGTGATTATTCAGGTTAGCTGCTTTGTAAGATGAGTCGCGCAACAGAGTCGTCGTGGGTCGGATCGCGAGAGTCCACAGCAGGCGTAACGGTCAAAGGAGCGTGGCGAAAGGGCtgtataaaaagaagaacaagggagagagagcgtAGACGAatcggaaaaaaaaaaagagaaaaagaaaagaaaaaaaagactgcgCAAAACTGGATGAGGGAGTGTCGGAAGCGGGGATGCTTCAAGTTGGCaaggaaaaaacaaagagtCCAGGCGATAAGGCAGTTTCGGCGCTGTGAGTGAGGCAAGGCCGGAAGGACGCCCGCTCCGGCAAAagcggaggagaagagagagagagaagagaggcggcGAGCATTAAATTGCATCGACGTGCGTTTCTCTCGCGACGAGCGTCTCTGCCGTTCGTCCACTTTTCCGACAATGCCCTGCCAACTGCTAACGAGGCTGCAGGCATGCCGTCGGCGCAGACCCTCCTTTCCCGCAAAAGGGGCTGGGCCATTGGTGCGATTGTCTCTACGCAATTTGATGGTGGTTGCGGCCGGCGCGGTAGACGCGGTAGTTGGAGAGCATGCACGGGGTACTGGCTACGAGCGTTTTAGCGGGCGATGCGGCGCCGGAGGTGCGTAGCCGGTACCTGCGCGCAACGACGCCGGTACATCCagccatgctgctgcacgGAGCACATTGCAGCCAAGGTGCGCGAATCGAGCTGCAGCCCGGGGGCATTGCATGACGGCGCAATTAACGGCCTGTGTTACCGATCAAGGCAAGACATGGACGTGCTTACAAAAGCCTTTGTATGCAGATGCACAATACGGAGACGATTGCGACAGGCATGCTTCGTAACAGAAAAACGAGACAGGCAGGCTCCAGCTTTGGGCTCAGAGGCTCGCATTCAGGCACTGGCTGGTTCCTGGCAAGCTCCGGATACCTGCTTTGAGCTGTTGTCAATGCGCCCAATCCGCCGCGCCCGCCATTGGCTCGTGGAAATTGCCCAGCTGCCGTCACAGGTCTTAGCGCGTGCTGGTGTCCTGGGCGGATCGATGCCTAACCCGGatttttttcatctcccACGCCTGTGCTGTGAGCTCATGGTTACCTAAGCCATTTCGCTTTTCTGACGAATGCCATGTGACTTTTCACGTGCAGCATCCCACCTTTGgcattggccaatggcaggcTCGGAATCTCGGGCTTGGGCAATTCATCATACGACCCCCCAGCTTTTAGCACCACTATTCCGGCAAGCTTTTGGCAGCAAATCCAACCTTCGTACCAGAAAACCGCAACATCCCCTCAACAGCCAATCCGACCCGAcacaatggcttccatgATCACCCGCCGTTTCTTCTCCACGACTGTCCGTCGTCTGCAGACTTCCTCCAAGCAGGAGCTGCAGGCCGAGTCCAAGCGAAACCCCGAGATCTATGTGCGTCATAATTGAAAAACAACGAAGCTCTTCTGCTCGGCTCCGCGAGATGCCGAGGCTTCAGTTCAGATTTGGGGAGGGAATTGATGGCTAATGGTTCATGTTTGTTTGGTTTACAGATCCTCGGTGGTGTCATGACCCTCGCTCTGGGCGGTGCTGGCTTCTACTTTGGTATGTATATTGTTAAGCACATGGTCCTCTGCGTGCCATGGTGCAATAACTTCGCCTTTCCTTTTAGCAGCATTAAACCCTAGCATGAGAATCCCACGGTCAAATGCTAACACTCCTTCCCCAGGCCGATCCCCCACTGGAGCAACCTCAGAGGCCCCCGTCAACGTCGACAAGATGGCCTGGGAGGGCAGCTCTGGAGGCAAGTACTCCTACCACCCCGGCGGCGACCCCAACGCTGCTCCCCGCGATGCCCCCAGCGCTCTCAACGTGGTCATCATCCCCAACGTCACCGCTCCCAAGGAGTACCACGACAAGTACAACAAGTGGGGCAAGGAGGGCTACccttgaagagatggaataTGGGTTGCACGGATGGGGAGGTCaagggagaggcagaggcagagcaggCATACCTTTTTGTATTTAAATGAGGCGGGTTCGCCTGTGTAGACATATGAGTGGAGGTGGGGCGTAAACATGATACATGTCTTGCACCAAAACAATGACGTGAGAAAAGGggcttgagaagaagaagacatttTTTTACGTATCTATTGAATGTGAGTCGCTGCATTACTCTCTTATATATTGATATCATATCCAGGACAGTCTGAGGATTTGTGTGTCTCCTTTTCTTTACAAATGGTAAACACCAACCTCACTTgggcaaagcaaaagaaaagcaaagtaggtcgtcgccattgtcattgtGACCTCATCTCATAAACGAAAGGGAAATTTTCACATCGCAAAAAGCTTACACATGAAAAACCTATTCTCtcaagccatcttcatcatacCCGGGGTTTCCCTCCCTTTCACCAAACGCCCTTCCACCGTAACCCTTTTGCTAATCCTAAGAAATAAGCATGTCTATCTCCTCGCCCGTAAATCCAAACAGGTAGAGCAGGTCCAGCATGCTCTGCCCGTTCAACCGCGCGCCCGCCTCCATCTGCACCGTTGGCTTTGCGTTCCACGCCACGCCCAGGCCAGCCTTGTCCATCATCAGCAAATCGTTGGCGCCGTCACCAACGGCAATGACTTGGGACAGGTCAACGCCCTCCTTCTGGGCAATCTCGACGAGGAGATCGCGCTTGCGCTCCTTTCCGACAATGACGCCCTTTACCTCGCCGGTGAGCTTGCCGTTCTCAATGACGACTTCATTGGCGTGCGCGTGGTCGATgcccagctccttggccagccatCCCGTCAGCGGCAGGAAACCGCCGGAGAGGACGGCCGTCTTGACGCCCAGGCGCTTCAGGGCCTTGATCAATTCTGGCACTCCGTTGGTGACGTCGAGGACCGGCCGGAGGTCCTCAAAGAGCGTTGCCGGCAGGCCCTTGAGAAGGGCGACTCGCTCTCGGAATGACGATTCAAAGTTGAGCTCTCCCATCATGGCGCGGTGTGTGATGTTGGCGACTCGCTCCGCAAGATCCGGCGGGTCCTTGACGGTTTCGGCGAGGAGATCAATGACCTCTTGCGTGATGAGGGTGCTGTCCATGTCAAAGACGACCAGTCTGGGGTGCTTCCTCCACAACACGTCTCTCTGCAGGGCCACGTCCACGTTCCACTCCTGCTCGAATCGGTAAATCAGCTCGTGCTTGCGCAAGTCGTCCAGGCTGAGGTAGCTGGGAGCCGGCGCGGGCGTCAAGGTCAGCTCGACAACGCGCGGGGCCTCCTGGTTGTCCAAGCAGCGATGCGACGAGTGCGGCTCCTCGGCGCCGTCCGGCAGGGGAAACGTCGACATGAGATGGAGGAACGACGTGACACACAGCGGCGAGACGTAGGAGCCGTAGAGGTGGTCCAGCTGCTCCGACTCCTGCGTGGGAGGCTCCAGGGGGAAGTCGTCCATGCTGGTCGTCGGCGCCATGTTCGGGGGCAGCGACTCGGTGCTGTCGCCCAGCCCGTTCTTGGCCGGCGAGCGCGACCTGCTCAGGCCGCCCGACGTGCTCCTCGCGCCGGGCGCATTCCGGTCTGAGCCCTTGTAGAAGAGCGTCGCGATCAGGCGGTCCGTCTTCTGGCCGGCGGGGGGCGCGCAGTCCTGGTGCGAGTAGCTGTGGGTGACGCCGCTgtcgacgatgatgggcGGGTGCTCGGGCGACGGCACGCCATTGAAGGGCAGCGCGGCCTTGGGCGACTTGGACGGCGACGAGTCCTCGACGACGGTGTCGATGCCGTGATGCGCCTCGGGGATGCGGTGCTGCGGCGGGCGGTACTGCTGGTGGTCGCTCAGGTACGAGCTGCTCCGCATGCTGCTGGTGAGCTGCGGGCGCGAGGACTGTTTTGCCGCGTCTGCCATGTTTGTTTACTCGTGACTTGAATTGATGGCGACTTggaatataaaaaaaagaacaagagctggGGCACAACAGCTGGATCAACGCCGGGGCTGgtggacaagaaaaaaaaaaaggctggatggatggatggacaaATCAACAGCCGCAGAGTTACAGCCTCGCACGCAGAGTTCGACCTCAGCCTGCCCGCTACCCGCTCCTGTTTGTTTGATCGCCCGGGGCGTGGAGAAATTGCTCCGAAAGCAGGCTCGAGGGCACTAAAAACAGTAAATTTGGGCCTGGGGGCACCGGTGCAGCAGAAAAATGGTGTGATTTGCGCAATATGATGCCCGcccgctggagatggatggagtTTCTGAAATGCATGCCACAGCCGCTTGCCCCGCACCTGTCAGTCCCACGTGC is drawn from Trichoderma atroviride chromosome 7, complete sequence and contains these coding sequences:
- a CDS encoding uncharacterized protein (EggNog:ENOG41~TransMembrane:1 (i35-54o)); translated protein: MASMITRRFFSTTVRRLQTSSKQELQAESKRNPEIYILGGVMTLALGGAGFYFGRSPTGATSEAPVNVDKMAWEGSSGGKYSYHPGGDPNAAPRDAPSALNVVIIPNVTAPKEYHDKYNKWGKEGYP
- a CDS encoding uncharacterized protein (BUSCO:EOG092D3BOU) — translated: MADAAKQSSRPQLTSSMRSSSYLSDHQQYRPPQHRIPEAHHGIDTVVEDSSPSKSPKAALPFNGVPSPEHPPIIVDSGVTHSYSHQDCAPPAGQKTDRLIATLFYKGSDRNAPGARSTSGGLSRSRSPAKNGLGDSTESLPPNMAPTTSMDDFPLEPPTQESEQLDHLYGSYVSPLCVTSFLHLMSTFPLPDGAEEPHSSHRCLDNQEAPRVVELTLTPAPAPSYLSLDDLRKHELIYRFEQEWNVDVALQRDVLWRKHPRLVVFDMDSTLITQEVIDLLAETVKDPPDLAERVANITHRAMMGELNFESSFRERVALLKGLPATLFEDLRPVLDVTNGVPELIKALKRLGVKTAVLSGGFLPLTGWLAKELGIDHAHANEVVIENGKLTGEVKGVIVGKERKRDLLVEIAQKEGVDLSQVIAVGDGANDLLMMDKAGLGVAWNAKPTVQMEAGARLNGQSMLDLLYLFGFTGEEIDMLIS
- a CDS encoding uncharacterized protein (TransMembrane:2 (i363-381o393-414i)), which encodes MASPHPDEPAAPSGDEQTFSTPEISNRPDAQRPASVVSSHMTDIASEDEADDVASTSAPKTHRTRESGSVIRPESSRTGVSTSKVWGGGRKNLTGVGKRGSGTSTTSSALGRSPSLTSRSHVPSLTSNAFFHPMSSQKLQAQRAGAVRPISTNQPPAAPQPQYGDLPDNATDVDGSVIHDFAPLASPTSPVQYVMYTEDHRHLPSRGTDNTEHTFDQGTDATSPTGHYAAGSMSESVRPLRKASIPEKSPAHLDLSRDGNMRGFPSPMLKTPRSFGSTFLPGMGDRDRDQSQSGQNRNTAGVEKLGSTASSPRLNPVDSQHRPKTESTAASHKMRKHRNYEYFEGNTMFWFGGRWQNTRQRPINIATGVFIVLPCVLFFVFEAPWLWHHVSPAIPIIFAYLAYICFSSFLHASISDPGILPRNLHQFPPLGSLEDPLRVDPPDK
- a CDS encoding uncharacterized protein (TransMembrane:2 (i50-75o95-120i)); this encodes MEFPVKHCRTCNIWRPPRAHHCRLCDNCVETHDHHCVWLNNCVGKRNYRYFFTFVSSATFLSLYLIGASLAQLIVYMNNENISFSKSINHFRVSLALIILGVFAFLYPAALMGYHIFLMARGETTREFMNSHKFTKAERYRPFDQVSFWKNILAVLCRPRTPSYYQFKKAYGNGDQRLGLHRDQRPRLDSRGLEMDAVKPTSAGFQGPVALRGESQGEP